From a region of the Candidatus Zixiibacteriota bacterium genome:
- a CDS encoding isochorismate synthase: MTSISQQTISSDMTAAYGEMAEQLRAMLVSQPRRAESDAIRLTVRVNDINPLQWLKAQAVCPRMYWSDRLGMAEIAGCGIAHRLDGRLPKRSDLLIVGSSDMRYYGGMRFDGQATRGARWSDFGAASFVIPRFELVRCHGETDFVCNLVGMESSVDLDGIIRQLEKLTTTIDQDISSMPHLLERLDAPAQTEWETRISQVLDDLHGGVLRKIVLARRIELQFDREIDPLSMLQRLDTPGCYRFFWESSPGMAFVSISPERLYRRDGRHIECEALAGTRPRGKTVAEDNRLGRELLGSDKDGREHSFVTEAIREALSMICDKVRGGNDITIMKLPRLQHLLASFKGKLRDGVSNREILDFLHPTPAVAGYPIDQACDRLTTLESFDRGWYSGPVGWLGSGDRAEFAVAIRSALAQGKRLTLYAGAGIVEGSDPKQEWDESENKMSQFLALFS, from the coding sequence ATGACCAGTATATCTCAACAGACAATATCCAGCGACATGACTGCGGCCTACGGTGAGATGGCGGAGCAACTCCGGGCAATGTTGGTATCGCAACCTCGTCGTGCAGAATCAGATGCTATTCGGTTGACCGTAAGAGTAAACGATATTAATCCGCTCCAGTGGCTGAAGGCTCAGGCTGTTTGTCCGCGTATGTATTGGTCGGATCGACTCGGTATGGCTGAGATTGCCGGTTGTGGAATCGCCCATCGATTGGATGGAAGATTACCGAAACGTTCCGATCTCCTTATAGTGGGTAGCTCTGATATGCGCTACTATGGCGGTATGCGTTTCGACGGTCAGGCTACTCGCGGGGCAAGGTGGTCGGATTTCGGAGCAGCCTCATTCGTGATCCCGCGCTTTGAATTGGTTAGATGCCATGGCGAGACAGACTTTGTCTGCAATCTGGTTGGGATGGAAAGCTCAGTTGACCTGGATGGTATTATCCGCCAACTTGAGAAGCTGACAACTACTATTGATCAGGATATCTCTTCAATGCCTCACTTGCTTGAGCGTCTGGACGCTCCTGCTCAGACTGAATGGGAAACGAGAATCAGCCAGGTGCTCGATGATCTGCACGGAGGGGTCTTACGGAAGATAGTCCTGGCTCGCCGGATAGAACTTCAGTTCGACCGTGAGATTGATCCTCTGTCAATGCTACAGCGTCTTGATACTCCTGGGTGCTATCGTTTCTTTTGGGAAAGTTCACCGGGTATGGCGTTTGTCTCAATTTCTCCGGAACGGCTTTATCGACGCGATGGACGCCATATCGAATGCGAGGCGTTGGCGGGAACCCGACCCCGCGGTAAGACGGTGGCAGAAGACAACCGGCTGGGCCGGGAATTGTTGGGCAGCGACAAAGATGGACGTGAGCACTCGTTTGTGACCGAGGCTATCCGTGAAGCGCTCTCCATGATTTGCGATAAAGTGCGAGGCGGTAATGACATCACTATCATGAAACTGCCTCGACTTCAACATTTATTGGCGAGTTTCAAAGGCAAGCTTCGGGACGGAGTAAGCAACCGCGAGATACTGGATTTTCTACACCCGACTCCTGCGGTAGCAGGTTATCCGATTGATCAGGCCTGTGATCGTCTTACCACTCTGGAATCATTCGACCGGGGCTGGTACTCGGGTCCGGTCGGTTGGTTGGGTAGTGGTGACCGGGCCGAATTTGCCGTGGCTATCCGTTCCGCTCTGGCGCAAGGGAAGCGGTTGACTCTCTACGCCGGGGCCGGGATTGTCGAAGGTTCCGATCCGAAACAGGAATGGGATGAGAGCGAAAACAAAATGAGCCAGTTCCTAGCCCTTTTCTCATGA
- the ubiE gene encoding bifunctional demethylmenaquinone methyltransferase/2-methoxy-6-polyprenyl-1,4-benzoquinol methylase UbiE, with protein MFDRIAPRYDLLNRLLSGRRDVVWRRRLAAVLPTKPNLDILDLATGTGDVILTILNRRDNISHVVGLDPAGEMLSLAQKKICDAGQDNRTSLVRGDALFLPFPDGCFDAVTIAFGIRNVPDVPKALSEMQRVLKPGGKAVILEFSLPPNWLVRNIYLVYFRHILPRLGGIISGDAGAYRYLDATVETFPFGEEFRLLMRTAGFNQTVAMPLTFGVATLYTGMRDN; from the coding sequence ATGTTTGACCGGATTGCTCCGCGCTACGATCTGCTAAATCGATTACTGTCGGGCCGTCGTGATGTTGTCTGGAGACGGCGACTCGCCGCCGTTCTTCCGACTAAGCCTAATCTCGACATCCTGGATTTGGCCACCGGAACCGGCGACGTCATCCTGACTATTCTTAATAGAAGAGACAATATCTCCCACGTGGTAGGTCTTGATCCGGCCGGAGAGATGCTCTCACTGGCGCAGAAGAAAATCTGCGATGCTGGTCAGGACAACCGGACTTCGCTGGTTCGAGGTGATGCGTTGTTTCTGCCGTTTCCTGATGGTTGTTTTGACGCTGTCACGATTGCATTCGGTATTCGTAATGTACCTGATGTTCCCAAGGCACTCAGCGAAATGCAGCGTGTATTGAAGCCCGGCGGCAAGGCAGTCATTTTGGAGTTTTCACTCCCGCCCAATTGGTTGGTCAGGAATATCTACCTGGTTTACTTCCGACACATCCTGCCTCGCCTGGGGGGGATTATATCCGGCGATGCCGGTGCCTATCGGTATCTTGATGCTACTGTAGAGACTTTCCCTTTCGGCGAAGAGTTCCGTTTATTGATGCGTACAGCTGGGTTTAATCAGACCGTGGCGATGCCGCTGACTTTTGGCGTGGCGACATTGTATACCGGTATGAGGGATAATTGA
- the uvrA gene encoding excinuclease ABC subunit UvrA produces MTNNSNRNKRNQQHLLIKGAREHNLKNIDVKIPRNTLTVITGLSGSGKSSLAFDTIYAEGQRRYVESLSAYARQFLGLMEKPDVDFIEGLSPAISIEQRGAAKNPRSTVGTVTEIYDYLRLLFARIGVPHCVQCGQPITQQTVQQIVDSVLSFEEGSRLMVLAPLVRGKKGEHKEIIDGARQEGFIRLRIDGEVVETETDIELDKNKKHTIEAVVDRLVVKAKSKGRLADSVETALKAGQGTVLINIKKQDLLYSEQFACLNCNISYEEPSPRLFSFNSPFGACQTCDGLGQKMEIDPALVVPDWKKSISGGAIRPWGGADMPNWYRYMLKGVAAHYDFKFSTPLNRLSEKIRNVILYGSGDEEIAFEYEHASGKGRASGVYQSSFEGVIRHLERRYRQTESAGVRQWIETYMTISDCPACHGTRLRPEALAVILDRETIDTVVAMSIKQVSRFFKKIKLTKRQQLIARQILKEIRERLSFLCDVGLDYLTIDRAAASLSGGEAQRIRLATQIGSRLVGVLYILDEPSIGLHQRDNRKLLRTLTELRDIGNTVLVVEHDRETIESADYVLDLGPGAGVHGGEIVAKGKPADIRRCKKSITGQYLSGSRKIEIPAVQRKGTGSKIELRGATGNNLKKVDIDIPLGTFTAITGVSGSGKSTLINETLYPILARHLYSSRKAPLPYKKINGLEHIDKVIDIDQSPIGRTPRSNPATYTGVFTHIRDLFSGLNEAKARGYMPGRFSFNVKGGRCEACRGDGIIKIEMHFLPDVYVPCEVCQGKRYNRETLEIAFKGKNIADVLDMTVEEALLFFENVPRIKKKLMTLYSVGLGYIRLGQQATTLSGGEAQRVKLSAELSKLATGRTVYILDEPTTGLHFEDIQMLLKVLNELADRGNTVIVIEHNLDVIKSADWVIDIGPEGGEDGGRIIATGTPKDLTQVVRSYTGQFLKKVLNGHDL; encoded by the coding sequence GTGACCAACAATAGCAATCGCAACAAACGGAACCAGCAGCACCTTCTCATCAAAGGTGCGCGCGAACATAATCTCAAGAATATTGACGTCAAAATCCCGCGCAATACCCTGACAGTCATTACTGGCCTCTCCGGATCGGGCAAGAGTTCGCTGGCTTTTGATACTATCTACGCCGAAGGCCAGCGCCGTTATGTCGAGTCGTTATCCGCCTATGCCCGGCAATTTCTCGGGCTGATGGAAAAGCCTGATGTTGACTTCATCGAAGGCCTCTCCCCAGCCATTTCAATCGAACAGCGCGGCGCGGCCAAAAACCCCCGCTCGACTGTCGGTACTGTTACTGAAATTTATGACTACCTGCGCCTTCTGTTTGCCCGTATCGGTGTGCCGCATTGTGTCCAGTGTGGTCAGCCTATCACCCAGCAAACGGTCCAGCAGATCGTCGATTCGGTGCTGAGTTTCGAGGAAGGTTCGCGCTTGATGGTTCTCGCTCCACTGGTACGCGGCAAAAAGGGGGAACACAAGGAGATCATCGATGGCGCTCGTCAGGAGGGGTTTATCCGCCTGCGTATTGATGGCGAGGTGGTCGAGACCGAGACTGATATTGAGTTGGACAAAAATAAGAAACACACTATCGAGGCGGTCGTCGATCGGCTGGTTGTGAAAGCCAAATCCAAAGGCCGTCTGGCTGACTCGGTCGAGACGGCACTCAAAGCCGGACAGGGCACGGTCCTCATTAATATCAAGAAGCAGGACTTGCTCTACTCCGAACAGTTTGCCTGTCTTAATTGCAACATCAGCTACGAAGAACCGAGCCCGAGGCTCTTTTCCTTTAATTCGCCGTTCGGAGCTTGCCAGACGTGTGACGGGTTGGGACAGAAAATGGAAATCGACCCGGCCCTGGTGGTTCCCGACTGGAAGAAATCAATCAGCGGTGGAGCTATCCGTCCCTGGGGTGGGGCTGATATGCCCAACTGGTATCGCTACATGCTCAAGGGCGTGGCGGCGCACTACGATTTCAAATTCTCCACACCGCTTAACCGACTATCAGAGAAGATTCGTAATGTCATCCTGTATGGTTCCGGCGATGAAGAGATTGCCTTTGAATACGAGCACGCTTCCGGTAAAGGACGTGCCTCAGGCGTCTATCAGTCATCCTTTGAGGGCGTAATCCGCCATCTCGAACGTCGCTATCGACAAACCGAATCGGCCGGAGTGCGACAGTGGATCGAGACTTATATGACAATCAGCGACTGTCCTGCCTGCCATGGAACACGGCTGCGTCCTGAGGCGCTGGCGGTAATTCTCGACCGGGAGACAATTGATACGGTTGTGGCTATGTCGATCAAGCAGGTCTCGCGGTTCTTCAAGAAAATCAAACTGACCAAACGCCAACAACTAATCGCCCGTCAGATTCTCAAGGAAATCAGAGAGCGCCTAAGTTTCCTCTGCGATGTGGGCCTGGATTACCTTACTATCGATCGCGCCGCTGCATCGCTTTCGGGTGGAGAAGCACAACGCATTCGCCTCGCTACTCAGATAGGCTCCCGGCTCGTTGGCGTGCTGTATATTCTCGATGAACCTTCTATCGGTCTGCATCAACGCGACAACCGTAAACTGCTTCGAACACTGACCGAACTTCGCGATATTGGCAACACTGTTCTTGTCGTGGAACATGATCGGGAAACAATCGAATCCGCTGATTACGTTCTTGATCTCGGCCCGGGAGCCGGCGTGCATGGGGGCGAAATAGTGGCCAAAGGAAAGCCTGCTGATATTCGTCGGTGTAAGAAATCCATCACCGGACAATATCTTTCCGGCAGTCGCAAGATCGAAATCCCTGCCGTACAGAGGAAAGGGACCGGTTCAAAGATAGAGCTGCGCGGTGCCACCGGCAATAATCTTAAGAAGGTCGATATCGATATCCCTCTGGGTACGTTCACCGCCATAACCGGTGTTTCCGGATCGGGTAAATCGACTTTAATTAATGAGACTCTTTATCCAATCCTGGCCCGCCATCTCTATAGCAGCCGGAAAGCGCCGCTACCATACAAGAAGATCAACGGGCTGGAGCATATTGACAAAGTCATCGATATCGACCAATCCCCGATTGGCCGCACGCCACGATCTAACCCGGCGACGTACACCGGCGTCTTCACCCACATCCGAGACCTTTTCTCAGGTCTCAATGAGGCCAAAGCTCGCGGCTACATGCCGGGACGGTTTTCGTTCAACGTCAAAGGAGGGCGCTGCGAAGCATGTCGGGGGGACGGCATTATTAAGATCGAGATGCATTTCCTGCCCGATGTGTATGTGCCGTGCGAAGTGTGCCAGGGAAAACGTTACAATCGCGAAACGCTGGAGATCGCCTTCAAGGGCAAGAACATCGCCGACGTTCTGGATATGACCGTGGAAGAAGCGCTTCTCTTTTTCGAAAATGTCCCTCGCATCAAGAAGAAGCTAATGACCCTCTACAGTGTCGGCCTCGGCTACATCCGACTGGGGCAACAGGCCACGACACTCTCGGGGGGAGAAGCTCAACGAGTCAAACTATCGGCCGAATTGTCTAAGCTGGCGACAGGACGAACGGTATATATCCTTGATGAACCTACGACCGGCCTTCATTTCGAAGATATTCAAATGCTTCTGAAAGTGCTCAACGAACTGGCCGACCGCGGTAACACCGTGATTGTCATCGAGCATAACCTGGACGTAATCAAATCCGCCGACTGGGTTATCGATATCGGGCCGGAAGGGGGGGAAGATGGCGGCCGGATCATCGCCACCGGTACGCCCAAGGACCTGACCCAGGTAGTTCGTTCCTACACCGGGCAGTTTCTCAAGAAAGTACTCAACGGTCATGATCTTTAA
- a CDS encoding radical SAM protein, which yields MSRENTPYSEPSVLRECVCCPRNCKADRSTNILGYCKSGVEVSLGSICAHRGEEPVISGRQGICNIFFTHCNMQCVYCQNYDISRNTKSTTRSQVEFSLLVDRIESQLDQGCRSVGFVSPSHYYPQMLQIINLLHQRGRQPVLVYNTNGYDRVEVIRELDGVIDVYLPDFKYMDEKLGRRLSDTPHYPETAAAAVAEMFRQKGADIELDENDLITSGLIIRHLVLPGYIDNSKAVLRQIAENLSPDIHISLMSQYYPTPAVVAHPELCRRLKPEEYDEVLDEFDSLGFHRGWVQQMDSADHYRPDFARDHPFEE from the coding sequence GTGAGTCGGGAGAATACACCGTATAGCGAGCCCTCGGTCCTTCGCGAATGTGTTTGTTGTCCCCGCAACTGTAAAGCCGATCGTTCGACAAATATACTTGGCTACTGCAAATCCGGAGTCGAAGTATCACTCGGTTCGATCTGCGCCCATCGGGGCGAAGAGCCGGTAATATCCGGTCGTCAAGGTATCTGCAATATCTTCTTCACGCATTGCAATATGCAGTGCGTGTATTGCCAGAATTACGACATCAGCCGTAACACAAAATCGACGACAAGGTCACAAGTCGAGTTTAGTCTGTTGGTAGATCGAATTGAATCTCAGCTTGACCAGGGATGTAGGTCGGTCGGCTTTGTCTCTCCTTCGCATTATTACCCTCAAATGCTACAGATCATCAATCTGCTCCACCAGCGCGGTCGACAACCAGTACTCGTCTACAACACTAATGGTTACGACCGGGTGGAGGTGATCCGAGAACTTGACGGCGTGATTGATGTCTATCTACCTGATTTCAAGTACATGGATGAAAAACTGGGACGGCGCCTGTCGGACACGCCGCATTATCCCGAAACTGCCGCTGCTGCTGTCGCCGAGATGTTTCGCCAGAAAGGGGCTGACATTGAATTGGACGAGAACGACCTGATAACATCAGGTTTGATAATCCGCCACCTCGTGCTGCCGGGATATATCGACAATAGTAAAGCGGTACTGCGGCAAATAGCGGAGAATCTCTCGCCGGATATTCATATCTCGCTGATGTCGCAATACTACCCGACTCCGGCGGTAGTGGCTCACCCGGAATTGTGTCGCAGACTCAAACCCGAAGAATATGACGAAGTATTGGATGAGTTTGATAGCCTTGGGTTTCATCGCGGATGGGTTCAGCAGATGGACAGTGCGGATCATTACCGACCCGACTTCGCCCGCGATCATCCATTTGAGGAATGA
- a CDS encoding DinB family protein produces the protein MYSTIAEFIAEWKTEASSTAKTLAVLTDESLSQKVSDGHRNLGRIAWHTVTTIPEMMGYTGLKLDELLKPDSPVPTSSTAISDAYKAVSVALLEKIEKEWNDETLMIEDEMYGETWPRRVTLNALVQHQIHHRGQITILMRQAGIKVPSIYGPAKEDWHEFGMDAPEI, from the coding sequence ATGTACTCGACAATTGCAGAATTCATTGCGGAGTGGAAGACAGAAGCTTCATCCACAGCCAAAACGCTCGCGGTTCTGACCGATGAGTCCCTATCACAGAAAGTCTCCGATGGCCACCGTAATCTGGGGCGCATCGCCTGGCATACAGTCACAACCATTCCGGAGATGATGGGTTATACCGGTCTGAAACTGGATGAGTTGCTCAAGCCGGATTCGCCGGTTCCTACCTCCTCAACCGCGATCAGTGACGCTTACAAAGCAGTCTCGGTGGCGCTATTGGAGAAGATCGAAAAGGAATGGAACGACGAAACGCTTATGATCGAAGATGAAATGTACGGTGAGACGTGGCCTCGCAGAGTTACGCTCAACGCTCTGGTGCAGCATCAAATTCATCATCGTGGGCAGATAACCATTCTCATGCGTCAAGCCGGGATCAAGGTGCCATCAATCTACGGCCCTGCCAAAGAAGATTGGCATGAGTTCGGCATGGACGCTCCGGAAATCTAA
- a CDS encoding CPBP family intramembrane metalloprotease, which yields MVEAQKLRSEAVPVTTLGRIAQFPLVRMILALLFIGVPVAIHNLSMIFGFEKIPEPWLSRILVIETILLFFLILYAYRLYTRHIEKRRAHEISPAGSARETAYGLALGAGLVTIQVALMAALSYYRVESIGSVTVLLYAFFTFGIGAFLQEMFFRGIVFRNLEELMGSWAALVVVALIFGAVHLGNENATIWTSLALIAADVFLTAAYMLTRRIWFVWGIHWGWNYLQDGVFGMPNSGITSLKSWINCSIEGPDWLTGGSFGIEASWFAIGLSILIAAVLLKMAIVRKQILKPGWYKTTPDTGGAVDLNSGRTQ from the coding sequence ATGGTTGAAGCACAAAAATTACGTTCAGAGGCGGTACCGGTAACCACGCTTGGCAGAATAGCTCAGTTTCCTCTTGTCAGAATGATACTTGCCCTGCTGTTCATTGGCGTCCCCGTGGCTATTCACAACTTGTCGATGATCTTTGGCTTTGAGAAAATACCAGAGCCATGGTTATCCAGGATACTTGTGATTGAAACCATACTCTTGTTTTTCTTGATTCTGTATGCATACCGTCTCTATACCAGGCACATTGAGAAACGGCGCGCACACGAAATCTCGCCGGCCGGAAGCGCCCGTGAGACGGCATACGGATTAGCCCTTGGGGCAGGGCTAGTTACTATCCAAGTAGCACTGATGGCAGCACTCTCTTACTATCGAGTGGAGAGTATTGGTTCGGTGACTGTGTTGTTGTATGCTTTTTTCACTTTTGGAATTGGGGCTTTCCTGCAGGAGATGTTTTTTCGGGGCATTGTGTTTCGGAATCTTGAGGAGTTGATGGGAAGCTGGGCGGCACTGGTGGTAGTGGCCCTGATATTTGGGGCGGTGCATCTGGGTAACGAAAATGCCACCATATGGACTTCACTGGCACTGATTGCGGCCGATGTTTTTCTAACCGCTGCCTACATGTTGACGCGTAGAATATGGTTCGTCTGGGGGATTCATTGGGGCTGGAACTACTTGCAGGATGGCGTGTTCGGAATGCCCAATTCCGGCATTACCTCTCTTAAGAGTTGGATCAATTGCAGCATTGAGGGGCCGGATTGGCTCACTGGCGGGAGTTTCGGTATTGAGGCTTCGTGGTTTGCTATTGGGCTGTCAATCCTGATAGCTGCGGTCCTTCTTAAAATGGCGATTGTCCGCAAGCAGATTCTGAAGCCGGGATGGTACAAGACCACTCCCGACACAGGAGGCGCTGTCGACCTCAACAGCGGTCGCACCCAGTAA
- a CDS encoding M15 family metallopeptidase: protein MNKGTMTMISALFGLLMLTASCDETVIIDSVEYAVPEQWCGQSLDSILIADPTTLVRLPDEFCYADYRIYLDRATRDALVELAHAARKDSVEIIVDSGYRSASFQKRIIKRRMAEGESFERVARFVAPPGYSQHETGRAVDLVPSEVLFLKTNIYVWMKDHAGRFGFVETYPPDSTSSFRAESWHWYFKGKTDSE, encoded by the coding sequence ATGAACAAAGGAACTATGACCATGATCTCTGCCCTGTTCGGATTGCTAATGCTCACCGCATCTTGCGATGAAACGGTTATCATCGACTCGGTGGAGTACGCCGTCCCAGAACAATGGTGCGGACAGAGCCTGGACTCGATCCTTATCGCAGACCCCACTACATTGGTACGACTGCCCGATGAATTCTGTTATGCGGATTATCGCATTTACCTTGATCGTGCGACGCGGGATGCTCTGGTAGAACTGGCTCACGCGGCAAGAAAAGACTCCGTTGAAATCATTGTCGATTCGGGTTATCGGTCAGCATCGTTTCAGAAACGGATTATCAAACGCCGGATGGCCGAGGGGGAGAGCTTTGAGCGCGTGGCACGCTTTGTCGCTCCGCCGGGGTACTCCCAACACGAGACGGGTCGCGCTGTTGATCTGGTCCCCAGCGAGGTCCTGTTTCTAAAGACCAACATCTATGTCTGGATGAAAGACCATGCTGGTCGATTTGGCTTTGTCGAAACCTATCCCCCCGACTCAACTTCGAGTTTTCGCGCTGAATCCTGGCACTGGTATTTCAAAGGGAAAACGGATTCGGAGTAG
- a CDS encoding aldo/keto reductase family protein — protein sequence MKYRRVGRSGLKISEIALGGWLTYGGTVAEQTAGPIIRAAIEAGVNYIDLADIYSKGAAETIVGHVIKDFQRSDLVISSKLFWPMSENINDRGLSRKHIMESVEATLKRLNTDYLDIYFCHRFDDQTEVTETVRAMDDLVHQGKILYWGTSVFEAAQIEEAVSEARAHRAYLPIVEQPRYHMLDRHIETEIMPLCARHGMGLTVWSPLGQGLLTGKYNDGIPKSSRGGSSIWLKPDLTEENFATVRKLSQLAVELDISTAQLALAWVLRREEISCAITGATNPEQLQENLGASDVELTPDTIEQIEIILDNDPNSRRLI from the coding sequence ATGAAGTACCGCCGAGTGGGTCGCAGTGGCTTGAAGATATCGGAGATCGCGCTGGGGGGGTGGCTCACATATGGTGGCACAGTAGCAGAACAGACCGCCGGGCCTATCATTCGTGCCGCTATCGAGGCCGGAGTCAATTATATTGACCTTGCTGATATCTACTCCAAAGGAGCCGCCGAAACAATTGTCGGCCACGTCATCAAAGACTTCCAACGCTCGGATCTGGTTATCTCCAGCAAGCTTTTTTGGCCGATGTCGGAAAACATCAATGATCGCGGTCTCAGTCGCAAGCATATTATGGAGTCGGTCGAGGCTACACTGAAACGACTCAACACCGACTATCTCGACATATATTTCTGCCATCGTTTCGATGACCAAACCGAGGTGACCGAAACGGTACGGGCTATGGATGACCTTGTACATCAGGGGAAAATCCTCTACTGGGGAACTTCGGTCTTTGAAGCAGCTCAGATAGAAGAAGCCGTCAGCGAAGCTCGTGCTCACCGTGCCTATCTTCCGATAGTGGAGCAACCTCGCTATCATATGCTGGATCGTCATATCGAAACTGAAATTATGCCCCTTTGTGCCCGTCACGGGATGGGATTGACAGTCTGGTCGCCGCTCGGGCAGGGGCTTTTGACCGGCAAGTACAACGATGGTATTCCCAAGAGTAGTCGTGGCGGCAGTAGCATTTGGCTCAAGCCCGACCTCACCGAGGAGAACTTTGCCACCGTGAGGAAGCTCTCGCAACTAGCTGTCGAGCTCGACATTAGCACAGCCCAACTCGCCCTGGCCTGGGTTCTGCGACGGGAGGAAATCAGTTGTGCAATTACCGGCGCCACTAACCCCGAACAATTGCAGGAAAATCTTGGTGCCTCTGATGTTGAATTGACGCCTGATACGATAGAGCAGATAGAGATCATCCTGGACAATGACCCCAACAGCCGGAGGTTGATTTAG
- the menD gene encoding 2-succinyl-5-enolpyruvyl-6-hydroxy-3-cyclohexene-1-carboxylic-acid synthase — protein MNENYTNINSVWAALLVEELVRCGVSCFFISPGSRNTPLTAAVALNKRASSLVHFDERGAAYAALGYSKATGEPAALICTSGTATANYFPAIIDASQEHIPLIVLTADRPPELRHTNANQTIQQVGLFGIYVRWFCDMPCPNDVMEPTYPLATVDQAVCRAKGSPVGPVHINCMFREPLAPIGDDQDFTEYLAPLSDWLQSDQPHTRCRILKPEPIAADLEPIAKWINKIERGVIIVGSLRDEADRRAAFTLSRQLGWPLLPDITSAGSANDDFNGLVVSYYDMILASQSWTNQHQPKAVIHLGGRTISKRLAQWLKASRPQHYLTVTDHPFRQDADRLTTNHFDCGVVAFSQAIGPCLKNSGAATRGDATRGDTTEWATSFVEASSKVDYLIAGQFHGDDLAEPAVARLISKHIHPEACLFLGNSMPIRDMDSFADPTGPAVAVGCNRGASGIDGSIATAVGFGLGMNKPVTLLLGDLALLHDMNSLALLRQLEHSMTVIVINNNGGGIFSFLPIAERNDIFESFWGTPHNMDFKHAARQFDLAYKCPSTLPEFEEIYRASQTKGASVLIEIRTDREANARLHEKLIRAVTAELNRG, from the coding sequence ATGAATGAAAATTACACCAATATAAACTCCGTGTGGGCTGCGCTTTTGGTGGAAGAGTTAGTGCGCTGTGGAGTGAGCTGTTTTTTCATCTCGCCGGGATCAAGAAATACGCCTTTGACGGCGGCCGTAGCCCTGAACAAGAGAGCCAGCTCGCTGGTGCATTTCGATGAACGCGGAGCAGCCTATGCGGCTCTTGGCTACAGCAAAGCAACCGGAGAGCCGGCGGCTTTGATATGTACCTCCGGAACAGCAACAGCCAATTACTTCCCGGCCATAATCGATGCCTCGCAAGAACATATTCCTCTGATTGTATTGACAGCCGATCGACCGCCGGAGTTACGCCACACGAATGCCAACCAGACTATCCAACAAGTTGGTTTGTTTGGGATTTATGTACGGTGGTTCTGCGATATGCCATGCCCCAATGATGTCATGGAACCGACATATCCTCTCGCAACGGTGGACCAGGCGGTGTGTCGAGCCAAAGGATCGCCGGTCGGACCGGTACATATCAATTGTATGTTCCGTGAGCCACTGGCTCCGATAGGGGATGATCAGGATTTTACAGAATATCTCGCACCCTTGTCAGATTGGTTGCAATCCGACCAGCCCCACACGCGCTGCCGGATATTGAAGCCGGAACCAATCGCGGCTGATCTCGAACCAATAGCGAAATGGATAAACAAAATAGAGCGCGGTGTTATTATTGTCGGGTCACTTCGGGATGAAGCCGACCGACGAGCAGCATTTACCCTTTCGCGACAACTTGGCTGGCCATTACTGCCCGACATAACTTCAGCTGGTAGTGCCAACGACGATTTCAATGGTTTGGTTGTTTCCTATTACGACATGATACTCGCCAGCCAATCGTGGACCAATCAGCATCAGCCAAAGGCTGTGATTCATCTGGGGGGAAGAACAATTTCAAAGCGCCTCGCCCAATGGCTGAAAGCGTCTCGTCCTCAACATTACCTGACCGTGACGGATCATCCTTTCCGTCAGGACGCAGATCGTCTGACGACGAACCATTTCGACTGTGGTGTGGTCGCTTTTTCCCAAGCCATCGGACCTTGTCTTAAAAACAGTGGCGCTGCCACTCGTGGTGATGCCACTCGTGGTGATACAACCGAGTGGGCAACTTCCTTCGTTGAAGCATCATCAAAAGTCGACTATTTGATCGCCGGTCAATTCCATGGCGACGATCTCGCCGAACCGGCTGTAGCCCGTCTGATCTCTAAGCATATCCATCCAGAGGCCTGCCTCTTTCTCGGCAACAGTATGCCGATCCGCGACATGGATTCCTTTGCCGATCCGACCGGCCCCGCCGTCGCAGTTGGTTGCAATCGTGGCGCGAGCGGAATCGACGGTAGCATAGCCACTGCGGTCGGATTCGGACTGGGAATGAACAAGCCGGTTACGTTGCTGTTGGGCGACCTTGCTTTGCTGCACGACATGAACTCCCTGGCTTTGTTGCGGCAACTCGAACATTCTATGACGGTCATCGTTATCAATAACAACGGCGGCGGGATTTTCTCTTTTCTACCAATCGCCGAGCGCAATGACATATTCGAGTCGTTCTGGGGCACACCGCACAACATGGATTTCAAGCATGCCGCCCGACAGTTCGATCTCGCCTATAAGTGCCCTTCCACATTACCCGAGTTTGAGGAAATATACAGAGCCTCACAAACGAAAGGCGCTTCGGTCCTAATAGAAATTCGAACCGACCGCGAAGCCAACGCCCGATTGCATGAGAAGCTTATCCGCGCAGTCACAGCCGAACTCAACCGAGGTTGA